The Castanea sativa cultivar Marrone di Chiusa Pesio chromosome 11, ASM4071231v1 genome contains a region encoding:
- the LOC142615134 gene encoding subtilisin-like protease SBT1.4 translates to MKMSFSHLISQCELLWLLVFLFPFVNAVSKSENYQTYIIHMDHTHKPESFLTHESWHRSILKSLSSSPADDKELLLYSYNHVMHGFSARLTPYQLSEIEESPSHLATYLESFVKLMTTYSPKFLGLQENFGIWPTASYGEDVIIGVVDTGVWPESESFNDEGMPPVPKKWKGKCENGTAFSPSYCNKKLIGARFYCKGILAAGFDLTKEGEFLSPRDFNGHGTHTASTAAGNHVTGVSHFGYARGTAIGVAPRARLAVYKAHWLKGGVGVSSDVLAGMEQAILDGVDIMSLSLGFNMTSYFNNDIALGTLSAIEKGIFVVCAAGNDYYFETVDNVAPWITTVGASTLDRNFHAKMTLESGVSMEGTSYFPESVFITDKPLYYGKDNMSKAICKDKTLDRKEVVGKVVICDSSRLNVSQQIKEVERAGAYAAIFLTDDFSSLSPNEYSIPSLILPTGSGTLVKDYVTRV, encoded by the coding sequence ATGAAGATGAGTTTCTCCCACCTGATTTCACAGTGTGAACTACTCTGGTTGCTAGtgtttttgtttccttttgtcAATGCAGTGTCCAAATCTGAAAACTACCAGACATATATCATTCACATGGACCATACTCACAAGCCTGAATCTTTCTTAACCCATGAGTCATGGCATCGTTCCATCCTAAAATCACTGTCGTCATCTCCTGCTGATGACAAAGAACTATTGTTGTACTCATACAACCATGTCATGCACGGCTTCAGCGCTAGGCTCACACCCTATCAGCTATCTGAGATTGAGGAATCTCCATCTCACCTTGCCACTTACCTAGAGTCCTTTGTTAAGCTAATGACAACCTACTCCCCTAAGTTTCTTGGGCTACAAGAAAACTTTGGCATATGGCCTACTGCCTCATATGGAGAAGATGTGATCATAGGTGTGGTTGATACAGGAGTTTGGCCAGAGAGCGAGAGTTTTAATGATGAGGGTATGCCACCCGTGCCAAAAAAATGGAAGGGCAAGTGTGAGAATGGCACGGCTTTTAGCCCTTCATACTGCAATAAGAAACTCATTGGGGCTCGATTCTATTGCAAAGGAATCCTAGCTGCAGGATTTGACTTAACTAAGGAAGGCGAATTTCTTTCTCCAAGAGACTTCAATGGTCATGGTACGCACACAGCATCCACAGCAGCTGGTAATCATGTTACTGGAGTAAGTCACTTTGGATATGCAAGAGGCACAGCCATTGGGGTGGCTCCTCGTGCACGTCTAGCTGTCTACAAAGCCCATTGGCTAAAAGGCGGAGTGGGTGTATCGAGTGATGTTCTTGCTGGCATGGAACAAGCAATTCTTGACGGGGTTGATATAATGTCTTTGTCTCTTGGCTTTAATATGACATCTTATTTCAATAATGATATTGCCTTGGGTACTCTTTCAGCAATTGAGAAAgggatttttgttgtttgtgcTGCCGGCaatgattattattttgaaacaGTAGACAATGTAGCACCTTGGATCACAACTGTTGGGGCTAGCACACTTGATCGAAATTTCCATGCAAAAATGACTCTAGAAAGTGGGGTTTCCATGGAAGGTACATCATACTTTCCAGAGAGTGTTTTCATTACTGATAAGCCTTTGTACTACGGCAAAGACAACATGAGCAAAGCAATTTGCAAGGACAAAACTTTGGATAGAAAGGAGGTTGTTGGAAAAGTAGTCATCTGTGATAGCTCAAGGTTAaatgtttctcaacaaattaagGAGGTTGAGAGGGCAGGTGCTTATGCGGCTATCTTCTTGACAGATGATTTCTCATCATTATCGCCTAATGAGTACAGCATTCCAAGCCTTATTTTGCCAACTGGTTCAGGGACTTTGGTTAAGGATTATGTGACGAGGGTGTAA
- the LOC142614844 gene encoding subtilisin-like protease SBT1.8, translating to MKMSFSHLISQCELLWLLLFLLPFVNAVSKSENYQTYIIHVDHTHKPESFLTHESWHRSILKSLSSSPANDKELLLYSYNHVMHGFSARLTPSQLSEIEESPSHLATYSESFVKPMTTYSPKFLGLQENFGIWPAASYGEDVIIGVVDSGVWPESESFDDKGMPPVPKKWKGKCENGTAFSPSYCNKKLIGARFYYKGILAQGFNASEGGEFLSPRDFYGHGTHAASTAVGNHVPGVSYFGYARGTAIGVAPRARLAVYKALWGHGSGVASDVLAGMEQAILDGIDIMSLSLALNERSYFTDLVASGSLSAIEKGVFVVCAASNDFDFKTVDNVAPWITTVGAGTLGREFYAKMTLENGVSIEGTSYFPENVFITDLSLYYGKDNVSKALCKDKTLDRKEVAGKVVICDSSSSNISQQIKEVERAGAYAAIFSTDNFLPLSYEKYSIPSLILPTGSETLVKEYVTRVKNPKVKDMRFVLTRSGTKPSPQVASFSSKGPNPVTPGILKPDILAPGVDVLAASPTFKYIKVGNYDLVTDYALMSGTSMATPHVAGVGALLKAIHPKWSPAAIRSAMMTTAYAMDNTGTIIKSELTNDFGSPLEFGAGHINPNKAMDPGLIYDMGFQDYIEFLCGVEHTKKQMSALIRRTQWSCSNKSIHDLNYPSFTAALTTETNYPVAMNFSRVVTNVGNDKAVYRAHLENIPTGLKISVKPRTLTFTRKYQTRSFVVSIELDREFSRVIYGFLKWIDQDRHIVSSPIVAINF from the coding sequence ATGAAGATGAGTTTCTCCCATCTAATTTCACAGTGTGAACTACTCTGGTTGCTATTATTTCTGCTTCCTTTTGTCAATGCAGTATCCAAATCTGAAAACTACCAGACATATATCATCCATGTGGACCATACTCACAAGCCTGAATCTTTCTTAACCCATGAGTCATGGCATCGTTCCATCCTAAAATCACTGTCATCATCTCCTGCTAATGACAAAGAACTATTGTTGTACTCATACAACCATGTCATGCACGGCTTCAGCGCTAGGCTCACTCCCTCTCAGCTATCTGAGATTGAGGAATCTCCATCTCACCTTGCCACTTACTCAGAGTCCTTTGTTAAGCCAATGACAACCTACTCCCCTAAGTTTCTTGGGCTACAAGAAAACTTTGGCATATGGCCTGCTGCCTCATATGGAGAAGATGTGATCATAGGTGTGGTTGATTCAGGAGTTTGGCCAGAGAGCGAGAGTTTTGATGACAAGGGTATGCCACCTGTGCCGAAAAAATGGAAGGGCAAGTGTGAGAATGGCACGGCTTTTAGCCCTTCATACTGCAACAAGAAACTCATTGGGGCTCGATTCTATTACAAAGGAATCCTAGCTCAAGGTTTTAACGCATCTGAGGGAGGTGAATTTCTTTCTCCAAGAGACTTCTATGGTCATGGTACGCATGCAGCATCCACGGCAGTTGGTAATCATGTTCCTGGAGTAAGTTACTTTGGATATGCAAGAGGCACGGCCATTGGGGTGGCTCCTCGTGCACGTCTTGCCGTCTACAAAGCCCTCTGGGGACATGGAAGTGGTGTAGCGAGTGATGTTCTTGCTGGCATGGAACAAGCAATTCTTGATGGGATTGATATAATGTCTCTGTCTCTTGCGTTAAATGAGAGATCTTATTTCACTGATCTTGTTGCCTCGGGTTCTCTTTCAGCAATCGAGAAAGGGGTTTTTGTTGTCTGTGCTGCCAGCAATGATTTTGACTTTAAAACAGTAGACAATGTAGCGCCTTGGATCACAACTGTTGGGGCTGGTACACTTGGTCGAGAGTTTTATGCAAAAATGACTCTAGAAAATGGGGTTTCCATTGAAGGTACTTCATACTTTCCAGAGAATGTTTTCATTACTGATTTGTCATTGTACTATGGCAAAGACAACGTGAGCAAAGCACTTTGCAAGGACAAAACATTGGATAGAAAGGAGGTTGCAGGAAAGGTAGTCATCTGTGATAGCTCAAGTTCAAAtatttctcaacaaattaaGGAGGTCGAGAGGGCAGGTGCTTATGCGGCAATCTTCTCGACAGATAATTTCTTACCATTATCGTATGAAAAGTACAGCATCCCGAGCCTTATTTTGCCAACTGGGTCAGAAACTTTGGTTAAAGAGTATGTGACGAGGGTGAAAAACCCAAAAGTGAAAGACATGAGGTTTGTGTTAACGAGGTCGGGTACAAAGCCTTCCCCTCAAGTGGCCAGTTTCTCTTCGAAAGGTCCGAATCCAGTCACTCCAGGAATTTTAAAGCCAGATATTCTGGCTCCAGGAGTTGACGTTTTAGCCGCATCTCCAACCTTTAAGTACATCAAAGTCGGAAACTATGATTTGGTTACAGATTATGCATTAATGTCGGGCACATCAATGGCGACACCACATGTTGCTGGGGTTGGAGCTTTACTGAAAGCAATCCACCCCAAGTGGAGCCCAGCAGCTATCCGATCGGCTATGATGACCACGGCCTATGCCATGGACAATACTGGCACAATTATTAAAAGCGAATTAACAAATGATTTTGGGTCACCTCTGGAGTTTGGGGCTGGCCACATCAATCCGAATAAAGCGATGGATCCAGGACTCATCTATGACATGGGTTTCCAAGATTATATTGAGTTTCTGTGTGGCGTGGAACACACTAAGAAGCAAATGAGTGCTCTCATTAGACGAACTCAATGGAGTTGCAGCAACAAATCTATTCATGATCTAAACTATCCCTCTTTCACGGCCGCACTCACAACCGAAACCAATTATCCAGTGGCAATGAACTTTAGCAGGGTTGTGACAAATGTTGGAAATGATAAAGCTGTTTACCGGGCACATTTGGAGAATATTCCCACCGGATTGAAAATAAGTGTGAAACCAAGGACTCTTACATTCACCCGCAAGTATCAGACTCGAAGTTTTGTTGTGAGCATTGAGCTTGATAGAGAATTTTCAAGGGTAATTTATGGTTTTCTCAAATGGATAGATCAAGATCGCCACATAGTATCAAGTCCTATAGTGGCTATCAATTTCTAG
- the LOC142615135 gene encoding subtilisin-like protease SBT3 produces MSFMLTRLGTKPAPQVAIFSSRGPSPISPGVLKPDILAPGVDILAAYVPLKFMKVGHYDLVTDYALDSGTSMATPHVSGVGALLKAVHPEWSPAAIRSAMMTTAYAMDNTGTIIKSELTNDFGSPLEFGAGHINPNKAMDPGLIYDMSLQDYIEFLCGLEHTKKQMSAFIRRTQWSCSNKSIHDLNYPSFTAVLTTKTRYPLAMNFSRVVTNVGNDKAVYRAHLENIPTGLKISVKPRTLTFTRKYQTRSFVVSIDLDRGFSGVIYGFLKWIDQDGHTVSSPIVAMNFK; encoded by the coding sequence ATGAGTTTTATGTTAACGAGGTTGGGTACAAAGCCTGCCCCTCAAGTGGCCATTTTCTCCTCGAGAGGTCCGAGTCCAATCAGTCCAGGAGTTTTAAAGCCAGATATTCTTGCTCCAGGAGTTGATATTTTAGCTGCATATGTACCCCTGAAGTTCATGAAAGTTGGACACTATGATTTGGTTACAGATTATGCATTGGACTCAGGCACATCAATGGCTACACCACATGTTTCTGGCGTTGGAGCTTTATTGAAAGCAGTCCACCCCGAGTGGAGCCCAGCAGCGATCCGATCGGCTATGATGACCACGGCCTATGCCATGGACAATACTGGCACAATTATTAAAAGCGAATTAACAAATGATTTTGGCTCACCTCTGGAGTTTGGGGCTGGCCACATCAATCCGAATAAAGCGATGGATCCTGGACTCATCTATGACATGAGTTTGCAAGATTATATTGAGTTTCTGTGTGGCTTGGAACACACTAAGAAGCAAATGAGTGCTTTCATTAGACGAACTCAATGGAGTTGCAGCAATAAATCTATTCATGATCTAAACTATCCCTCTTTTACGGCCGTACTCACAACCAAAACCAGATATCCATTGGCAATGAACTTTAGTAGGGTTGTGACAAATGTTGGAAATGATAAAGCTGTTTACCGGGCACATTTGGAGAACATTCCCACCGGATTGAAAATAAGTGTGAAACCAAGGACTCTTACATTCACCCGCAAATATCAGACTCGAAGTTTTGTTGTGAGCATTGACCTTGATAGAGGATTTTCAGGGGTAATTTATGGTTTTCTCAAATGGATAGATCAAGATGGCCACACAGTATCAAGTCCTATAGTGGCTATGAATTTCAAGTAG